In Ptychodera flava strain L36383 chromosome 17, AS_Pfla_20210202, whole genome shotgun sequence, one genomic interval encodes:
- the LOC139115593 gene encoding UDP-glucuronosyltransferase 2A1-like isoform X2 translates to MNPVWNAGMYNVPNNPAYIPCLGTGLTDKMTFWDRVYNTAFFIAQYIEFNMALVKFGAIQQKNNIRPDLGIRDLYGDAELFLFNIDFTSSSPRPLMPNTIYLGGYFTEPGRPLDKDLEDFINSSGKHGVVIFALGTYQVLTNTQFKRFAAALGRLPQKVIAKYGGGDTPDYLKNTTKFKLLKWIPQNDLLGHPKTKALVYHGGVNGIQEAIYHAIPVVGMPIFWDQYDNVQLLVERGMAVALDVNTMTSEDLYQATTKVIEDPKYKENALRLSRINRDRPMQPKELFIFWIEYIIRHGGTHLRSQAANLNAFQYYLIDVIAFLAIISVIAGLAILKTCRFFRRAFHAKKKEKKH, encoded by the exons ATGAATCCGGTATGGAATGCTGGTATGTACAACGTTCCAAATAACCCTGCATATATCCCTTGTCTTGGTACAGGCTTGACAGATAAAATGACGTTTTGGGACAGAGTCTACAACACAGCTTTCTTCATCGCCCAATACATAGAGTTCAATATGGCCCTAGTCAAATTCGGAGCTATACAGCAGAAAAATAACATTAGACCCGATTTAGGAATTCGAGATCTTTATGGAGATGCCGAGTTATTTTTATTCAACATTGACTTCACTAGTAGTTCTCCCCGACCCCTGATGCCAAATACGATTTATCTTGGAGGATATTTTACTGAACCTGGAAGACCATTAGATAAG GATTTGGAAGATTTTATCAACTCATCAGGCAAACATGGCGTCGTTATATTTGCCTTAGGCACATATCAAGTACTTACCAACACACAGTTCAAGAGATTTGCTGCGGCCTTGGGAAGGTTGCCACAGAAAGTAATTGCAAAATATGGTGGCGGCGACACTCCGGATTATTTGAAGAACACCACCAAATTCAAACTGTTGAAATGGATACCCCAAAACGATTTATTAG GACACCCAAAGACCAAAGCCCTCGTCTACCATGGCGGTGTGAACGGCATTCAGGAAGCTATCTACCACGCCATACCGGTCGTCGGAATGCCGATATTTTGGGACCAATATGATAATGTTCAACTGTTGGTTGAAAGAGGAATGGCTGTTGCCTTAGATGTAAACACTATGACGTCAGAAGATTTGTACCAGGCCACAACAAAAGTAATTGAAGACCCAAA GTACAAGGAGAACGCCTTACGTCTTTCTAGAATCAACAGGGACAGACCGATGCAACCTAAAGAATTATTCATCTTCTGGATCGAGTACATCATTCGACATGGCGGGACACATCTCAGGTCCCAAGCTGCTAATCTGAATGCTTTTCAGTATTATTTGATCGATGTTATCGCGTTTCTTGCCATTATTTCAGTGATCGCTGGATTAGCAATTTTGAAGACGTGCCGTTTCTTCCGACGTGCCTTCCACGCgaagaaaaaggaaaagaagCATTAG
- the LOC139115593 gene encoding UDP-glucuronosyltransferase 2A1-like isoform X1, which yields MFAEVCDELFKDDVVLHRLQDKNFDLVIACVLSPCGALLGHYLNRPFVLVSTDRMNPVWNAGMYNVPNNPAYIPCLGTGLTDKMTFWDRVYNTAFFIAQYIEFNMALVKFGAIQQKNNIRPDLGIRDLYGDAELFLFNIDFTSSSPRPLMPNTIYLGGYFTEPGRPLDKDLEDFINSSGKHGVVIFALGTYQVLTNTQFKRFAAALGRLPQKVIAKYGGGDTPDYLKNTTKFKLLKWIPQNDLLGHPKTKALVYHGGVNGIQEAIYHAIPVVGMPIFWDQYDNVQLLVERGMAVALDVNTMTSEDLYQATTKVIEDPKYKENALRLSRINRDRPMQPKELFIFWIEYIIRHGGTHLRSQAANLNAFQYYLIDVIAFLAIISVIAGLAILKTCRFFRRAFHAKKKEKKH from the exons ATGTTCGCTGAGGTATGCGACGAGCTGTTCAAGGATGATGTGGTCCTACATCGGTTACAGGACAAAAACTTTGATCTGGTTATCGCTTGTGTACTGTCTCCTTGTGGTGCATTACTTGGCCATTACCTTAATCGACCATTTGTTTTGGTGTCAACAGACCGCATGAATCCGGTATGGAATGCTGGTATGTACAACGTTCCAAATAACCCTGCATATATCCCTTGTCTTGGTACAGGCTTGACAGATAAAATGACGTTTTGGGACAGAGTCTACAACACAGCTTTCTTCATCGCCCAATACATAGAGTTCAATATGGCCCTAGTCAAATTCGGAGCTATACAGCAGAAAAATAACATTAGACCCGATTTAGGAATTCGAGATCTTTATGGAGATGCCGAGTTATTTTTATTCAACATTGACTTCACTAGTAGTTCTCCCCGACCCCTGATGCCAAATACGATTTATCTTGGAGGATATTTTACTGAACCTGGAAGACCATTAGATAAG GATTTGGAAGATTTTATCAACTCATCAGGCAAACATGGCGTCGTTATATTTGCCTTAGGCACATATCAAGTACTTACCAACACACAGTTCAAGAGATTTGCTGCGGCCTTGGGAAGGTTGCCACAGAAAGTAATTGCAAAATATGGTGGCGGCGACACTCCGGATTATTTGAAGAACACCACCAAATTCAAACTGTTGAAATGGATACCCCAAAACGATTTATTAG GACACCCAAAGACCAAAGCCCTCGTCTACCATGGCGGTGTGAACGGCATTCAGGAAGCTATCTACCACGCCATACCGGTCGTCGGAATGCCGATATTTTGGGACCAATATGATAATGTTCAACTGTTGGTTGAAAGAGGAATGGCTGTTGCCTTAGATGTAAACACTATGACGTCAGAAGATTTGTACCAGGCCACAACAAAAGTAATTGAAGACCCAAA GTACAAGGAGAACGCCTTACGTCTTTCTAGAATCAACAGGGACAGACCGATGCAACCTAAAGAATTATTCATCTTCTGGATCGAGTACATCATTCGACATGGCGGGACACATCTCAGGTCCCAAGCTGCTAATCTGAATGCTTTTCAGTATTATTTGATCGATGTTATCGCGTTTCTTGCCATTATTTCAGTGATCGCTGGATTAGCAATTTTGAAGACGTGCCGTTTCTTCCGACGTGCCTTCCACGCgaagaaaaaggaaaagaagCATTAG